A window from bacterium encodes these proteins:
- the ybeY gene encoding rRNA maturation RNase YbeY — translation MVVVLDGQRDLTVEKDRWAGLLRRVLSEEQVPVPWEAGLSFVDAGEMAALNATHRGIDRPTDVLAFGADDGSAPRGPDEPRLVGDVVICPSMAAANAAARGASIDEELALLVVHGALHLLGYDHVDDIDAAAMEGRERELLAPATATAASTSTPATATTASTSTPAGLR, via the coding sequence GTGGTCGTGGTTTTGGATGGCCAGCGGGACCTGACGGTGGAGAAGGACCGTTGGGCCGGGCTGCTGCGTCGAGTCCTCTCCGAAGAGCAGGTGCCGGTTCCCTGGGAGGCAGGGCTCTCATTCGTAGACGCTGGCGAAATGGCCGCCCTCAACGCCACCCATCGGGGCATAGACCGCCCCACCGATGTGCTTGCCTTCGGCGCAGACGATGGCAGCGCCCCACGGGGTCCCGATGAGCCCCGGCTGGTGGGCGACGTGGTGATCTGTCCGTCGATGGCGGCGGCCAACGCCGCGGCCCGTGGTGCGTCCATCGACGAAGAGCTGGCCCTGCTGGTGGTGCACGGCGCATTGCACCTGCTGGGCTACGACCACGTCGACGACATCGATGCCGCCGCCATGGAGGGCCGGGAGCGGGAGCTGCTCGCCCCGGCAACGGCGACTGCGGCATCCACAAGCACCCCGGCAACGGCGACTACGGCATCCACGAGCACCCCGGCAGGGCTGCGATGA
- a CDS encoding helix-turn-helix domain-containing protein — translation MNDTQIVWLNTETAAKRLGITTRTLYRFINEGGLPAYRMGRVIRVKQADVDEFIEHSRIEPGTLGHLYPDPVPAGSAGEEGDDGDADADS, via the coding sequence ATGAACGACACCCAGATTGTGTGGCTGAACACCGAGACCGCGGCGAAGCGGCTGGGAATCACCACGAGAACGCTGTACCGGTTCATCAACGAGGGGGGACTGCCCGCCTATCGAATGGGCCGGGTGATCCGAGTCAAGCAAGCCGACGTGGACGAATTCATCGAGCACAGCCGCATCGAGCCCGGCACACTCGGCCATCTGTATCCCGATCCTGTTCCCGCCGGCAGCGCCGGTGAGGAGGGCGATGACGGCGATGCAGACGCTGATTCCTGA
- a CDS encoding DNA-3-methyladenine glycosylase 2 family protein, which translates to MSLTEASHALSEASEVMAGLVSRFGPPRLGPKPAVGERFEVLSREIAYQQLAGKAAGAIWGRVREQTPEWAPGAVLALGEHPLRGAGLSGAKTRAMLDLAAHCEQGSLDLSCLGRLSDQEVIDQLCQVWGIGTWTAQMFLIFSLRRLDIWPVGDFGVRRGYGLAHGWTEAPSADELGPLGDQFRPYRSVAAWYCWRATEL; encoded by the coding sequence GTGAGCTTGACCGAGGCCAGCCATGCCCTGAGTGAAGCCTCCGAGGTGATGGCCGGGCTGGTAAGCCGGTTTGGACCGCCCCGGTTGGGTCCGAAGCCTGCCGTGGGGGAGCGGTTCGAGGTGTTGAGCCGCGAGATCGCCTACCAGCAGCTGGCCGGCAAGGCAGCCGGGGCCATTTGGGGTCGGGTGCGGGAGCAGACGCCGGAGTGGGCCCCCGGTGCAGTGCTGGCGTTGGGCGAGCATCCGCTGCGGGGCGCCGGGCTATCGGGGGCCAAGACTCGGGCGATGCTCGACTTGGCCGCCCACTGCGAGCAGGGCTCGCTCGACTTGTCCTGCTTGGGTCGACTGTCCGACCAGGAGGTGATCGATCAACTCTGCCAGGTCTGGGGCATCGGAACATGGACCGCCCAGATGTTCTTGATCTTCTCGCTGCGGCGCCTCGACATCTGGCCGGTGGGCGACTTCGGGGTCCGCAGAGGCTACGGACTGGCTCACGGTTGGACTGAAGCGCCCTCTGCTGACGAGTTGGGACCGCTCGGCGACCAGTTCCGCCCCTACCGCAGCGTCGCCGCCTGGTACTGCTGGCGAGCCACCGAGCTCTGA
- a CDS encoding PhoH family protein: MTTAAPVTIDISRNGLMAALLGERDQHLRQIEQSFPDADIFVRGNRITVSGQGADRVAGLFDEMILLVQGGHQLDSRTLGRAIKMVEANESPSGVMDTDVLRSGRGRVIRPQSAGQRSYVDAMRSNIITFSIGPAGTGKSWLAVATAVRELKAHTVERIILTRPAVEAGERLGFLPGDMIAKVDPYLRPLYDALYDMLDTEEVQSLIDRGVIEIAPLAYMRGRTLNDSFIILDEAQNTTPEQMKMFLTRIGFGSRAVVTGDVTQVDVEGGRSGLVSLEKILSGIDGLSFVHLSSRDVVRHPIVADIVNAYERAQQ, encoded by the coding sequence ATGACCACCGCAGCGCCGGTAACCATAGACATCTCGCGCAATGGGCTCATGGCCGCCCTATTGGGCGAGCGCGATCAGCACCTCCGCCAAATAGAGCAGTCGTTCCCCGATGCCGACATCTTCGTACGGGGCAACCGGATCACGGTCTCGGGCCAAGGCGCCGACCGCGTAGCCGGATTATTCGACGAGATGATCCTGCTCGTCCAAGGCGGCCACCAGCTCGATTCCCGTACTCTGGGCCGGGCGATCAAGATGGTGGAGGCAAACGAGAGTCCCTCGGGGGTGATGGACACCGACGTGCTGCGGTCGGGCCGGGGCCGGGTCATTCGTCCCCAGTCAGCCGGCCAGCGCAGCTATGTCGACGCCATGCGGAGCAACATCATCACCTTCAGCATCGGCCCGGCTGGCACTGGAAAGAGCTGGCTGGCGGTGGCTACCGCGGTGCGGGAGCTGAAGGCCCACACTGTGGAGCGGATCATTCTGACTCGGCCTGCGGTGGAGGCGGGGGAGCGCCTGGGATTTTTGCCCGGAGACATGATCGCCAAGGTCGACCCCTATCTGCGCCCGCTCTATGACGCCCTGTACGACATGCTCGACACCGAAGAAGTGCAGTCTCTGATCGACCGGGGGGTCATCGAGATCGCTCCGCTGGCCTATATGCGAGGCCGCACCCTCAACGACAGCTTCATCATCCTTGACGAAGCCCAGAACACCACCCCCGAGCAGATGAAGATGTTCTTGACCCGCATAGGATTCGGCTCAAGAGCAGTGGTGACTGGCGACGTAACCCAGGTGGACGTCGAAGGAGGCCGCAGCGGGCTGGTGTCCTTGGAGAAGATCCTGTCCGGGATTGACGGCCTGTCGTTCGTCCACCTGAGTTCTCGCGATGTGGTCCGCCACCCCATCGTGGCCGACATTGTGAACGCCTACGAGCGGGCCCAGCAGTGA
- a CDS encoding sulfite exporter TauE/SafE family protein: MNNSKRGISSKWGPVGVGVATGFLSGLFGVGGGILMVPCLVLLLGMEQRRAHGTSLGAMVLISASALGGFLLEGSVAWAPGLLIFAGSSVGVTVGTSLLNHLPIRSLRIGFALLLLVTAARFLAAAPDSDGHSNITVALALAYVACGLATGLLSGTMGVGGGVIMIPVMILLFGFVDPTAKGTSLLVILPTSIIGTLRNRRSGNIDPKTALAVGASGVASAFVGALGASALSPRLSSILFAILLIASAAQMLRHANDPPPPSEAV, translated from the coding sequence ATGAACAACTCGAAAAGGGGAATCAGCTCGAAGTGGGGGCCGGTCGGAGTCGGGGTGGCTACCGGTTTCTTGTCCGGCCTGTTCGGTGTTGGCGGCGGGATTCTCATGGTTCCCTGTCTGGTGCTGCTCTTGGGTATGGAGCAGCGCCGAGCCCACGGCACCTCGCTGGGGGCCATGGTGCTCATTTCCGCCTCGGCGCTCGGTGGATTTCTGCTGGAGGGCTCAGTGGCGTGGGCACCCGGACTGCTGATATTTGCCGGGTCCTCCGTAGGGGTGACCGTGGGCACCTCGCTGCTCAATCATCTTCCCATCCGATCGCTTCGCATCGGATTCGCCCTGCTGCTTCTGGTCACCGCAGCCCGGTTCTTGGCCGCGGCTCCCGACTCCGACGGCCACAGTAACATCACGGTGGCTTTGGCCCTGGCCTATGTGGCCTGCGGTCTGGCCACTGGGCTGCTGTCCGGGACAATGGGAGTGGGAGGGGGAGTGATCATGATCCCGGTCATGATCCTGCTGTTCGGCTTTGTTGACCCCACTGCCAAGGGCACCTCTCTATTGGTGATTCTCCCCACTTCCATCATCGGCACCCTGCGGAATCGCCGTTCCGGCAACATCGATCCCAAGACGGCGCTGGCCGTCGGGGCATCCGGGGTGGCCTCGGCCTTTGTGGGGGCCCTGGGTGCCAGCGCGCTCAGCCCCCGGCTGTCGAGCATCCTGTTCGCCATCTTGCTTATCGCCAGCGCGGCGCAAATGCTGCGCCACGCCAACGACCCCCCGCCGCCGAGTGAAGCGGTATGA
- a CDS encoding hemolysin family protein gives MSVLGRFGLVGRLLRASWRREAPQVSEEELLAMAEAAEASDAIEPEERELIGQIIEFGDTVAREVMVPRTDMVAMSDQHTVGEAIGIVIDHGYSRVPVYGGGIDDVVGVVHAKDLMRAEREEGPDSRAAAVARAPHFVPETKRISLLLREMQAEKFHIAIVVDEYGGTAGVVTLEDLIEELVGEIVDEFDVEEPMIERLAPGTVRVNGRVPIDELSEVLGAPLPNGDWDTVGGLIFNTLGHVPDEGETLVMEGWELLVERVTGRRIARVIVKPVSHAAADG, from the coding sequence ATGAGCGTTCTCGGCCGGTTCGGGCTGGTAGGACGCCTTTTGCGGGCCAGCTGGCGCCGGGAAGCGCCGCAGGTGTCAGAGGAAGAGCTGCTGGCCATGGCTGAGGCGGCCGAGGCTTCTGACGCCATCGAACCCGAGGAGCGGGAGCTGATCGGCCAGATCATCGAGTTCGGCGACACCGTGGCCCGTGAGGTGATGGTGCCCCGCACCGACATGGTGGCGATGAGCGACCAGCACACGGTGGGTGAGGCCATCGGCATCGTCATCGACCACGGCTACAGCCGGGTTCCGGTGTATGGCGGGGGAATCGACGATGTTGTGGGCGTGGTCCACGCTAAGGACCTGATGCGGGCCGAGCGGGAGGAGGGCCCCGATTCCCGGGCCGCAGCCGTGGCCCGAGCCCCCCACTTCGTGCCCGAGACCAAGCGCATCTCCCTGTTGCTGCGGGAGATGCAGGCAGAGAAGTTCCACATCGCCATCGTGGTGGACGAGTACGGGGGAACTGCGGGAGTGGTCACGCTGGAAGACCTCATCGAGGAGTTGGTGGGCGAGATCGTCGATGAGTTCGATGTGGAGGAGCCCATGATTGAGCGGCTGGCGCCCGGAACGGTGCGGGTCAATGGTCGGGTGCCCATCGACGAGTTGAGCGAGGTACTGGGGGCGCCGCTTCCCAATGGCGACTGGGACACGGTGGGCGGCTTGATCTTCAACACCTTGGGCCATGTGCCCGACGAGGGGGAGACGCTGGTGATGGAAGGCTGGGAGCTGCTGGTGGAGAGGGTCACCGGCCGCCGTATCGCCCGGGTGATCGTGAAGCCGGTATCGCACGCGGCAGCTGACGGATAA